The Oncorhynchus tshawytscha isolate Ot180627B linkage group LG12, Otsh_v2.0, whole genome shotgun sequence genome includes a window with the following:
- the LOC112263465 gene encoding src substrate cortactin isoform X1 has protein sequence MWKAAAGQSVTVAVDDGGDDWETDPDFENDVSEKEQRWGAKTVEGSGHQEHINIHKLRENVSSEHSDLRQKEQATMPKASDGYGGKFGVQQDRMDKSAVGHEYQSKLSKHCSQTDTSKGFGGKFGVQGDRVDKSAVGFDYAGKTEKHASQKDYSTGFGGKYGVQADRVDKTAMGFEYQGKTEKHDSQKDYTKGFGGKFGVETDKVDKSALGFEYQGKTEKHESQKDYVKGFGGKFGVQTDRQDKSALGWDHQEKLQLHESQKDYSHGFGGKFGIQKDRMDKSAGNFEDVEKPSPAYQRTKPVETAGSSTGSIKARFENIAKQNEEEDKKRAEEERARRQAKEKQEQEEAWRKIEETAKAKPASPSPEPSLTVCPTPPVQKAEPLPVPAPAAADPVYQDSGVYEDPAAEENGEELYEAEPTSRSSAEQMYEEPPVQEEALYQSPDETGDAQTYEYGEDLGVTAVALYDYQAAGDDEISFDPDDIITNIETIDEGWWRGVCRGAYGLFPANYVELRQ, from the exons ATGTGGAAGGCAGCAGCAGGTCAGTCCGTCACTGTGGCAGTGGATGATGGAGGTGATGACTGGGAGACAGACCCAGACTTTGAG AATGACGTTTCAGAGAAGGAACAGCGATGGGGTGCCAAGACGGTGGAAGGCTCCGGTCACCAGGAACACATTAA TATCCACAAGCTGCGTGAGAACGTGTCATCGGAGCACAGTGACCTGAGGCAGAAGGAGCAGGCCACCATGCCCAAGGCCTCGGATGGCTATGGGGGCAAGTTTGGTGTGCAGCAGGACCGCATGGACAAA TCTGCGGTGGGCCATGAGTACCAGAGTAAGCTGTCCAAGCACTGCTCTCAGACAGACACATCCAAAGGCTTCGGGGGGAAGTTTGGAGTGCAGGGCGACCGTGTCGACAAG TCCGCTGTCGGGTTTGACTATGCCGGGAAGACTGAGAAACACGCATCGCAGAAAG ACTACTCCACAGGGTTTGGGGGGAAATACGGGGTGCAGGCAGACCGCGTGGACAAGACTGCAATGGGCTTTGAATACCAGGGCAAAACGGAGAAACATGACTCCCAGAAAG ATTACACCAAAGGTTTTGGCGGGAAGTTCGGAGTGGAGACGGACAAGGTGGACAAGAGCGCCTTGGGCTTTGAGTACCAGGGCAAAACCGAGAAGCACGAGTCTCAGAAAG ATTACGTGAAGGGCTTTGGTGGCAAGTTTGGTGtgcagacggacagacaggacAAGTCGGCCCTGGGATGGGACCACCAGGAGAAACTGCAGCTCCACGAGTCGCAGAAAG ACTACTCTCATGGGTTCGGAGGGAAGTTTGGCATCCAGAAGGACCGAATGGACAAG AGTGCAGGTAACTTTGAGGATGTGGAGAAACCAAGCCCTGCCTACCAGAGGACCAAGCCTGTGGAAACTG CCGGCAGCAGCACGGGCAGCATCAAGGCCCGCTTTGAGAACATCGCCAAGCAGAACGAGGAGGAGGACAAGAAGCgggcggaggaggagagagctCGCCGCCAGGCCAAGGAGAAGCAGGAGCAAGAGGAGGCGTGGCGCAAGATAGAGGAGACAGCTAAGGCCAAGCCTGCCTCCCCGTCTCCCGAGCCCAGCCTTACCGTTTGTCCCACCCCTCCTGTCCAGAAAGCCGAACCTTTGCCTGTACCTGCTCCTGCAGCTGCCGACCCAGTTTACCAG GACTCTGGTGTGTACGAGGATCCTGCAGCAGAAGAGAATGGGGAGGAGCTGTACGAGGCGGAGCCCACCTCCCGATCCTCTGCTGAGCAGATGTATGAGGAGCCTCCCGTCCAGGAGGAGGCGCTCTACCAGAGTCCTGACGAGACAGGag ACGCCCAGACATATGAGTACGGTGAGGACTTGGGGGTAACGGCAGTAGCCCTGTATGACTACCAAGCAG CTGGTGATGACGAAATCTCCTTCGACCCTGATGAcatcatcactaacattgagacTATTGACGAGGGCTGGTGGAGGGGTGTGTGCCGGGGTGCCTACGGCCTCTTCCCAGCCAATTACGTTGAGCTTCGGCAATGA
- the LOC112263465 gene encoding src substrate cortactin isoform X2, whose translation MWKAAAGQSVTVAVDDGGDDWETDPDFENDVSEKEQRWGAKTVEGSGHQEHINIHKLRENVSSEHSDLRQKEQATMPKASDGYGGKFGVQQDRMDKSAVGHEYQSKLSKHCSQTDTSKGFGGKFGVQGDRVDKSAVGFDYAGKTEKHASQKDYTKGFGGKFGVETDKVDKSALGFEYQGKTEKHESQKDYVKGFGGKFGVQTDRQDKSALGWDHQEKLQLHESQKDYSHGFGGKFGIQKDRMDKSAGNFEDVEKPSPAYQRTKPVETAGSSTGSIKARFENIAKQNEEEDKKRAEEERARRQAKEKQEQEEAWRKIEETAKAKPASPSPEPSLTVCPTPPVQKAEPLPVPAPAAADPVYQDSGVYEDPAAEENGEELYEAEPTSRSSAEQMYEEPPVQEEALYQSPDETGDAQTYEYGEDLGVTAVALYDYQAAGDDEISFDPDDIITNIETIDEGWWRGVCRGAYGLFPANYVELRQ comes from the exons ATGTGGAAGGCAGCAGCAGGTCAGTCCGTCACTGTGGCAGTGGATGATGGAGGTGATGACTGGGAGACAGACCCAGACTTTGAG AATGACGTTTCAGAGAAGGAACAGCGATGGGGTGCCAAGACGGTGGAAGGCTCCGGTCACCAGGAACACATTAA TATCCACAAGCTGCGTGAGAACGTGTCATCGGAGCACAGTGACCTGAGGCAGAAGGAGCAGGCCACCATGCCCAAGGCCTCGGATGGCTATGGGGGCAAGTTTGGTGTGCAGCAGGACCGCATGGACAAA TCTGCGGTGGGCCATGAGTACCAGAGTAAGCTGTCCAAGCACTGCTCTCAGACAGACACATCCAAAGGCTTCGGGGGGAAGTTTGGAGTGCAGGGCGACCGTGTCGACAAG TCCGCTGTCGGGTTTGACTATGCCGGGAAGACTGAGAAACACGCATCGCAGAAAG ATTACACCAAAGGTTTTGGCGGGAAGTTCGGAGTGGAGACGGACAAGGTGGACAAGAGCGCCTTGGGCTTTGAGTACCAGGGCAAAACCGAGAAGCACGAGTCTCAGAAAG ATTACGTGAAGGGCTTTGGTGGCAAGTTTGGTGtgcagacggacagacaggacAAGTCGGCCCTGGGATGGGACCACCAGGAGAAACTGCAGCTCCACGAGTCGCAGAAAG ACTACTCTCATGGGTTCGGAGGGAAGTTTGGCATCCAGAAGGACCGAATGGACAAG AGTGCAGGTAACTTTGAGGATGTGGAGAAACCAAGCCCTGCCTACCAGAGGACCAAGCCTGTGGAAACTG CCGGCAGCAGCACGGGCAGCATCAAGGCCCGCTTTGAGAACATCGCCAAGCAGAACGAGGAGGAGGACAAGAAGCgggcggaggaggagagagctCGCCGCCAGGCCAAGGAGAAGCAGGAGCAAGAGGAGGCGTGGCGCAAGATAGAGGAGACAGCTAAGGCCAAGCCTGCCTCCCCGTCTCCCGAGCCCAGCCTTACCGTTTGTCCCACCCCTCCTGTCCAGAAAGCCGAACCTTTGCCTGTACCTGCTCCTGCAGCTGCCGACCCAGTTTACCAG GACTCTGGTGTGTACGAGGATCCTGCAGCAGAAGAGAATGGGGAGGAGCTGTACGAGGCGGAGCCCACCTCCCGATCCTCTGCTGAGCAGATGTATGAGGAGCCTCCCGTCCAGGAGGAGGCGCTCTACCAGAGTCCTGACGAGACAGGag ACGCCCAGACATATGAGTACGGTGAGGACTTGGGGGTAACGGCAGTAGCCCTGTATGACTACCAAGCAG CTGGTGATGACGAAATCTCCTTCGACCCTGATGAcatcatcactaacattgagacTATTGACGAGGGCTGGTGGAGGGGTGTGTGCCGGGGTGCCTACGGCCTCTTCCCAGCCAATTACGTTGAGCTTCGGCAATGA
- the LOC112263465 gene encoding src substrate cortactin isoform X3, with the protein MWKAAAGQSVTVAVDDGGDDWETDPDFENDVSEKEQRWGAKTVEGSGHQEHINIHKLRENVSSEHSDLRQKEQATMPKASDGYGGKFGVQQDRMDKSAVGHEYQSKLSKHCSQTDTSKGFGGKFGVQGDRVDKSAVGFDYAGKTEKHASQKDYSTGFGGKYGVQADRVDKTAMGFEYQGKTEKHDSQKDYTKGFGGKFGVETDKVDKSALGFEYQGKTEKHESQKDYVKGFGGKFGVQTDRQDKSALGWDHQEKLQLHESQKDYSHGFGGKFGIQKDRMDKSAGNFEDVEKPSPAYQRTKPVETAGSSTGSIKARFENIAKQNEEEDKKRAEEERARRQAKEKQEQEEAWRKIEETAKAKPASPSPEPSLTVCPTPPVQKAEPLPVPAPAAADPVYQDSGVYEDPAAEENGEELYEAEPTSRSSAEQMYEEPPVQEEALYQSPDETGGERMRVNETPRHMSTVRTWG; encoded by the exons ATGTGGAAGGCAGCAGCAGGTCAGTCCGTCACTGTGGCAGTGGATGATGGAGGTGATGACTGGGAGACAGACCCAGACTTTGAG AATGACGTTTCAGAGAAGGAACAGCGATGGGGTGCCAAGACGGTGGAAGGCTCCGGTCACCAGGAACACATTAA TATCCACAAGCTGCGTGAGAACGTGTCATCGGAGCACAGTGACCTGAGGCAGAAGGAGCAGGCCACCATGCCCAAGGCCTCGGATGGCTATGGGGGCAAGTTTGGTGTGCAGCAGGACCGCATGGACAAA TCTGCGGTGGGCCATGAGTACCAGAGTAAGCTGTCCAAGCACTGCTCTCAGACAGACACATCCAAAGGCTTCGGGGGGAAGTTTGGAGTGCAGGGCGACCGTGTCGACAAG TCCGCTGTCGGGTTTGACTATGCCGGGAAGACTGAGAAACACGCATCGCAGAAAG ACTACTCCACAGGGTTTGGGGGGAAATACGGGGTGCAGGCAGACCGCGTGGACAAGACTGCAATGGGCTTTGAATACCAGGGCAAAACGGAGAAACATGACTCCCAGAAAG ATTACACCAAAGGTTTTGGCGGGAAGTTCGGAGTGGAGACGGACAAGGTGGACAAGAGCGCCTTGGGCTTTGAGTACCAGGGCAAAACCGAGAAGCACGAGTCTCAGAAAG ATTACGTGAAGGGCTTTGGTGGCAAGTTTGGTGtgcagacggacagacaggacAAGTCGGCCCTGGGATGGGACCACCAGGAGAAACTGCAGCTCCACGAGTCGCAGAAAG ACTACTCTCATGGGTTCGGAGGGAAGTTTGGCATCCAGAAGGACCGAATGGACAAG AGTGCAGGTAACTTTGAGGATGTGGAGAAACCAAGCCCTGCCTACCAGAGGACCAAGCCTGTGGAAACTG CCGGCAGCAGCACGGGCAGCATCAAGGCCCGCTTTGAGAACATCGCCAAGCAGAACGAGGAGGAGGACAAGAAGCgggcggaggaggagagagctCGCCGCCAGGCCAAGGAGAAGCAGGAGCAAGAGGAGGCGTGGCGCAAGATAGAGGAGACAGCTAAGGCCAAGCCTGCCTCCCCGTCTCCCGAGCCCAGCCTTACCGTTTGTCCCACCCCTCCTGTCCAGAAAGCCGAACCTTTGCCTGTACCTGCTCCTGCAGCTGCCGACCCAGTTTACCAG GACTCTGGTGTGTACGAGGATCCTGCAGCAGAAGAGAATGGGGAGGAGCTGTACGAGGCGGAGCCCACCTCCCGATCCTCTGCTGAGCAGATGTATGAGGAGCCTCCCGTCCAGGAGGAGGCGCTCTACCAGAGTCCTGACGAGACAGGaggtgagagaatgagagtgaacgag ACGCCCAGACATATGAGTACGGTGAGGACTTGGGGGTAA